The sequence AAAGAAGCCGGGACATATGTCTGCAAGCAATGTGGAGCGGAGCTGTACAGGTCCGTGGACAAGTTCGATTCGGGCTGTGGATGGCCGAGCTTTGATGATGAGGTTGCTGGTGCTGTTAAGAGAACTGTTGACGCTGATGGCGTTCGTACTGAAATCACCTGCGCAAGTTGCGGTGGTCATCTCGGGCATGTATTCGAAGGTGAAGGTTTTACCGCGAAAAACGTCAGGCATTGCGTTAATTCGATCTCTCTGGATTTCATCCCGGCATCGAAAACCACAAAGATTTCTGATGTCACCCTGGATACTGCATATTTCGCCGGCGGATGTTTCTGGGGAGTGGAGTATTACCTGGAGAAAGCCGAGGGGGTGAGCGATGTCCGTTCCGGCTATATGGGTGGAAGCAGGGAAGATCCCTCATATGAGGATGTCAGCTACAAAAACACGGGACACGCCGAGACTGTCGAAGTTGTGTTTGATCCGACCAGGACCGATTTCGAGACTCTGGCCAGGTTGTTTTTCGAGATCCATGACCCCACTCAGGTAGATAGACAGGGACCCGATATAGGCGATCAGTATCGTTCGGAGATATTTTACACGGACGATTCGCAGAAGCTGACAGCCGAGAAATTGATCCAGATACTCGAAGATAAGGGTTATAAAATCGCGACTAAACTGACAATGGCAGATACTTTCTGGCCCGCCGAGGATTATCATCAGGACTACTATGACAAAAGCGGAAAGAAGCCGTACTGCCATGGATATGAAAAGCGATTCTAATCAGTTCATGAGCGAGTTGAATCTGCGAAACCGGTGAGGCTGTTCCCGCATGAAAGAACCGACCTCTTGAGAGTTTTGTATAATATGGTTTGTTATCGTGAAAAACTCAGTGAGGTCGTTACAAGTAACTTAAGCTCACAGGGATTTTTGCGGAAAATTAAGATTCTTTAAGCATGCCCGGGAAATGGGAATATTATCCAGGGTTTGCCGTTATTTTGTGTTTCCAGAATTTGCTTCTATATCTGGTAACAAGGCTGTGAATATCCAGGAGAGGCGGGACCTGATCAATAACAAGCTCTGCCGGCTAAATGACCCTCTTGGAATTCCACTGAAAAATGAAAAAATATTTTTACTCGCGGAAATGTTTCTTCTTGGACAAATACGCCTGACATGGTTTCTTAAATTATACCACGGGATCATAGTGTCGCATGAAGGCGGTCGCAACGTATTACTCAAAAACAGAATGAATCGTGTGACGAGAAATGATAAAAAACGTAAGATTAATCTTATCGCTATGTAAAGCAGATTTTCAGCCATCACACTTTTGTTCAAATTAACTGGATAGTACCTGCGAAGTTCAGCAATGGATGATAACACGATTTGATCATTCTCAACCTCATTTAATCTCAACAAAAGGAGTTAAAATGAATCATGAAGCAATGCATCCGGAGACCCTTGTAATGAAGTTCATCCTCGCTAAATGGATCAGCAAACCGATCCATGTTGTCGCGACTCTTAAAATTCCGGATATTCTGGCTGAGGGCGACAAAAGCATCGCTGACCTTTCCGAAATTACGAACACCCATAAAGACTCACTATACCGCATCATGAGGGCGCTTTCATCAGTCGGTATTTTTACTGAGACAGAAAACCGTACCTTCGCGAACACACCGCTGAGTGAATGTCTCACGGCCGATCGTTTAAGATCTACCGCCCTGATGTTTCATTCCTGGTGGCATGATAAAATGTGGGATAATCTCCTGCACACGGTCAGGACAGGGGCACCGTCGTTCGAGCATATATTCGGTATGCCGGCCTTCGACTGGTTTGAGAAAAATCCGGGTGAAGCTGAGTTGTTTCATGATGCCAACAACTACAAAGCCGCCAGCTCGCACCGGGTTATTGCAGATGAGTATGACTTTGGAGGAGCTAACACGGTTATCGATATTGGCGGGGGATTTGGGGGTCTGATAATAGAGATCCTGAAAGCCAATCCGGCTATTCATGGAATTGTGGCCGACCTGCCCGGTGTGGTCTCACAAGTTGGCGAAACCATAAAAAAGCACAATCTCGAAGACCGGATGTCAGCGGTAGAGTGTGACTTCTTCGAAAAGGTACCAGCAGGAAAAGATATTTATCTCCTTTCTCATGTCCTTCATGACTGGCCTGATGACAGGTGTGCGACGATCCTGGGAAATTGCCGGCAGGCCATGAATTCCGAAAGCCGCCTCATAATAGCGGAAATGATAGTCCCCCCGGACAACTCGTTCTCTATATCCAAACTGCTGGACATCGAAGTGCTCCTGATGGGCGCTGGAAAGGAGAGAAGCGAGGAGGAATTCGGGTATCTGATAGACAGTGCGGGGCTGACGCTCGCGCGAGTTATCAAT comes from Candidatus Zixiibacteriota bacterium and encodes:
- a CDS encoding bifunctional methionine sulfoxide reductase B/A protein, which gives rise to KEAGTYVCKQCGAELYRSVDKFDSGCGWPSFDDEVAGAVKRTVDADGVRTEITCASCGGHLGHVFEGEGFTAKNVRHCVNSISLDFIPASKTTKISDVTLDTAYFAGGCFWGVEYYLEKAEGVSDVRSGYMGGSREDPSYEDVSYKNTGHAETVEVVFDPTRTDFETLARLFFEIHDPTQVDRQGPDIGDQYRSEIFYTDDSQKLTAEKLIQILEDKGYKIATKLTMADTFWPAEDYHQDYYDKSGKKPYCHGYEKRF
- a CDS encoding methyltransferase — protein: MITRFDHSQPHLISTKGVKMNHEAMHPETLVMKFILAKWISKPIHVVATLKIPDILAEGDKSIADLSEITNTHKDSLYRIMRALSSVGIFTETENRTFANTPLSECLTADRLRSTALMFHSWWHDKMWDNLLHTVRTGAPSFEHIFGMPAFDWFEKNPGEAELFHDANNYKAASSHRVIADEYDFGGANTVIDIGGGFGGLIIEILKANPAIHGIVADLPGVVSQVGETIKKHNLEDRMSAVECDFFEKVPAGKDIYLLSHVLHDWPDDRCATILGNCRQAMNSESRLIIAEMIVPPDNSFSISKLLDIEVLLMGAGKERSEEEFGYLIDSAGLTLARVINTKENISMIECLRA